The proteins below come from a single Burkholderia humptydooensis genomic window:
- a CDS encoding HlyD family secretion protein — protein sequence MSDPQQNAAPAQPQNNGKRKRMMTLLFVVIAIAAIAYGLYYLLVARFHETTDDAYVNGNVVQITPQVTGTVIAVKADDTQTVKAGDPLVVLDPADSQVALQQAEANLAQTVRQVRGLYVNDDQYRAQVALRQSDLSKAQDDLRRRLAVAQTGAVSQEEISHARDAVKAAQASLDAADQQLASNRALTANTTVADHPNVLAAAAKVRDAYLNNARNMLPAPVTGYVAKRSVQVGQRVSPGTPLMSVVPLSAVWVDANFKEVQLKHMRIGQPVELTADIYGSSVKYHGKVVGFSAGTGAAFSLLPAQNATGNWIKVVQRLPVRVELDPKELKEHPLRIGLSMQVDVDIKDESGNQLGNVQNTVYETDVFAKYGDDANAEIARIIAQNAGSGAPAGAVAPTPAAKVVSGRASNLM from the coding sequence ATGAGCGACCCTCAACAAAACGCAGCGCCCGCGCAGCCGCAGAACAACGGCAAGCGCAAGCGAATGATGACGCTGCTCTTCGTGGTGATCGCGATCGCCGCGATCGCGTACGGCCTCTATTACCTGCTCGTCGCGCGCTTCCACGAAACCACCGATGACGCATACGTGAACGGCAACGTCGTGCAGATCACGCCGCAGGTGACGGGCACCGTGATCGCGGTGAAGGCGGACGACACGCAGACCGTGAAGGCGGGCGATCCGCTCGTCGTGCTCGATCCGGCCGATTCGCAGGTCGCGTTGCAGCAGGCCGAGGCGAATCTCGCGCAGACGGTGCGCCAGGTGCGCGGCCTCTACGTGAACGACGACCAGTACCGCGCGCAGGTCGCGCTGCGCCAGTCGGATCTGTCGAAGGCGCAGGACGACTTGCGCCGCCGGCTCGCCGTCGCGCAGACGGGCGCCGTGTCGCAGGAGGAAATCTCGCACGCGCGCGACGCGGTGAAGGCCGCGCAGGCATCGCTCGACGCCGCCGACCAGCAGCTCGCGTCGAACCGCGCGCTCACCGCGAACACGACTGTCGCCGATCACCCGAACGTGCTCGCCGCCGCCGCGAAGGTCCGCGACGCGTACCTGAACAACGCGCGCAACATGCTGCCCGCGCCCGTCACGGGCTACGTCGCGAAGCGCTCGGTGCAGGTCGGCCAGCGCGTGTCGCCGGGCACGCCGCTGATGTCGGTCGTGCCGCTCTCCGCCGTGTGGGTCGACGCGAACTTCAAGGAAGTGCAACTGAAGCACATGCGGATCGGCCAGCCGGTCGAGCTGACGGCCGACATCTACGGCTCGTCGGTCAAGTACCACGGCAAGGTCGTCGGCTTCTCGGCGGGCACGGGCGCGGCGTTCTCGCTGCTGCCGGCGCAGAACGCGACGGGCAACTGGATCAAGGTCGTCCAGCGCCTGCCGGTGCGCGTCGAGCTCGATCCGAAGGAGCTGAAGGAGCATCCGCTGCGCATCGGCCTGTCGATGCAGGTCGACGTCGACATCAAGGACGAAAGCGGCAACCAGCTCGGCAACGTGCAGAACACCGTCTACGAGACCGACGTGTTCGCGAAGTACGGCGACGATGCGAACGCGGAGATCGCGCGCATCATCGCGCAGAACGCGGGCAGCGGCGCGCCGGCCGGCGCAGTTGCGCCGACGCCGGCGGCGAAGGTCGTCAGCGGCCGCGCATCGAACCTGATGTAA
- the truB gene encoding tRNA pseudouridine(55) synthase TruB, which produces MARRALDGVLLLDKPVGLSSNDALMRAKRLYLAKKAGHTGTLDPLASGLLPLCFGEATKFSQDLLDADKTYEATMRLGVRTTTGDAEGDVLDTRDITCDEAAVGAALARFVGDIVQVPPMYSALKRDGKPLYEYARAGQTVEREGRTVTIRSLELLSCALPDVTFRVTCSKGTYVRTLAEDIGAALGCGAHLTMLRRTGVGSLTLEHAVTLDALDAATQDERDARLAPVDALLSTFPFVTLDAALAKRFLHGQRLKLSELAARPEANEGERVRVYDADDRLLGVARASEGVLAPERLVVTGA; this is translated from the coding sequence ATTGCCCGCCGCGCGCTCGACGGCGTGCTGCTGCTCGACAAGCCGGTCGGGCTTTCGAGCAACGACGCGCTGATGCGCGCGAAGCGTTTGTATCTTGCGAAGAAGGCGGGCCATACGGGCACGCTCGACCCGCTCGCATCGGGGCTGCTGCCGCTTTGCTTCGGTGAAGCGACGAAGTTCTCGCAGGATCTGCTCGACGCCGACAAGACCTATGAAGCGACGATGCGGCTCGGCGTGCGCACGACGACGGGCGACGCCGAAGGCGACGTGCTCGACACGCGCGACATCACCTGCGACGAAGCAGCGGTCGGCGCGGCGCTCGCGCGCTTCGTCGGCGACATCGTGCAGGTGCCGCCGATGTATTCGGCGCTCAAACGCGACGGCAAGCCGCTTTACGAATACGCGCGCGCCGGCCAGACGGTCGAGCGCGAAGGGCGCACGGTGACGATCCGCTCGCTCGAGCTCCTGTCGTGCGCGCTGCCCGACGTCACGTTTCGCGTGACGTGCAGCAAGGGCACATACGTGCGCACGCTCGCGGAGGACATCGGCGCGGCGCTCGGTTGCGGCGCGCATCTGACGATGTTGCGGCGGACGGGCGTCGGCTCGCTGACGCTCGAGCATGCGGTGACGCTCGATGCGCTCGACGCCGCGACGCAGGACGAGCGCGACGCGCGGCTCGCGCCCGTCGACGCGCTGCTGTCGACGTTCCCGTTCGTGACGCTCGACGCGGCGCTCGCGAAGCGTTTTCTGCACGGCCAGCGGCTGAAGCTCTCCGAGCTCGCGGCGCGACCCGAGGCGAACGAAGGCGAGCGCGTGCGCGTCTATGATGCCGATGACCGGCTGCTCGGCGTCGCGCGCGCGTCGGAAGGCGTGCTTGCGCCGGAGCGGCTCGTCGTGACGGGCGCGTAG
- a CDS encoding pyridoxal-dependent decarboxylase, translated as MVDVGDDGDVAKGAGHRNLKTDGTRKRARTVLPDARAICSLESLKL; from the coding sequence GTGGTCGACGTGGGCGATGATGGCGATGTTGCGAAGGGCGCGGGTCATAGAAACCTGAAAACGGATGGAACGCGCAAGCGCGCGCGCACCGTTTTGCCCGATGCGCGCGCGATTTGCAGCTTGGAAAGCCTGAAATTATAG
- the typA gene encoding translational GTPase TypA, producing the protein MTRALRNIAIIAHVDHGKTTLVDQLLRQSGTFRENQQVAERVMDSNDIEKERGITILAKNCAVEYEGTHINIVDTPGHADFGGEVERVLSMVDSVLLLVDAVEGPMPQTRFVTKKALALGLKPIVVVNKVDRPGARIDWVINQTFDLFDKLGATEEQLDFPVVYASGLNGYASLDPAARDGDMRPLFEAILQHVPVRPADPEAPLQLQITSLDYSTYVGRIGVGRITRGRIKPGQPVVMRFGPEGEVLNRKINQVLSFKGLERVQVESAEAGDIVLINGIEDVGIGATICAVEAPEALPMITVDEPTLTMNFLVNSSPLAGREGKFVTSRQIRDRLMKELNHNVALRVKDTGDETVFEVSGRGELHLTILVENMRREGYELAVSRPRVVMQEVDGVKHEPYELLTVDLEDEHQGGVMEELGRRKGEMLDMVSDGRGRTRLEYRIPARGLIGFQSEFLTLTRGTGLMSHIFDSYAPVREGSVGERRNGVLISQDDGAAVAYALWKLQDRGRMFVKPGDALYEGMIIGIHSRDNDLVVNPIKGKQLTNVRASGTDEAVRLVPPIQMSLEYAVEFIDDDELVEVTPQSIRLRKRHLKEHERRRASREAEAG; encoded by the coding sequence ATGACCCGCGCCCTTCGCAACATCGCCATCATCGCCCACGTCGACCACGGCAAGACGACGCTCGTCGACCAACTGCTTCGCCAGTCCGGCACCTTCCGCGAGAACCAGCAGGTCGCAGAACGGGTGATGGACTCGAACGACATCGAAAAGGAGCGCGGGATCACGATCCTCGCGAAGAACTGCGCGGTCGAGTACGAAGGCACGCACATCAACATCGTCGACACGCCCGGGCACGCGGACTTCGGCGGCGAAGTGGAGCGCGTGCTGTCGATGGTCGACTCGGTGCTGCTGCTCGTCGACGCGGTCGAGGGCCCGATGCCGCAGACCCGCTTCGTGACGAAGAAGGCGCTCGCGCTCGGCCTGAAGCCGATCGTCGTCGTCAACAAGGTCGACCGCCCGGGCGCGCGGATCGACTGGGTGATCAACCAGACCTTCGACCTGTTCGACAAGCTCGGCGCAACCGAGGAGCAGCTCGACTTCCCCGTAGTCTACGCGTCGGGCCTGAACGGCTACGCGTCGCTCGATCCGGCCGCGCGCGACGGCGACATGCGTCCGCTGTTCGAGGCGATCCTCCAGCACGTGCCGGTGCGTCCGGCCGATCCGGAGGCGCCGCTGCAACTGCAGATCACGTCGCTCGACTATTCGACGTACGTCGGCCGGATCGGCGTCGGCCGCATCACGCGCGGGCGCATCAAGCCGGGCCAGCCGGTCGTGATGCGCTTCGGCCCGGAAGGCGAGGTGCTCAACCGCAAGATCAACCAGGTGCTGTCGTTCAAGGGGCTCGAGCGCGTGCAGGTCGAGTCGGCCGAGGCGGGCGACATCGTTCTCATCAACGGGATCGAGGACGTCGGCATTGGCGCGACGATCTGCGCGGTCGAAGCGCCTGAAGCGCTGCCGATGATCACGGTCGACGAGCCGACGCTGACGATGAACTTCCTCGTCAATTCGTCGCCGCTCGCCGGCCGCGAAGGCAAATTCGTGACGAGCCGCCAGATCCGCGATCGCCTGATGAAGGAGCTGAACCACAACGTCGCGCTGCGCGTGAAGGATACGGGCGACGAAACCGTGTTCGAAGTGTCGGGCCGCGGCGAGCTGCACCTGACGATCCTCGTCGAGAACATGCGCCGCGAAGGCTACGAGCTCGCGGTGTCGCGTCCGCGCGTCGTGATGCAGGAGGTCGACGGCGTCAAGCACGAGCCGTACGAGCTGCTGACGGTCGACCTCGAGGACGAGCATCAGGGCGGCGTGATGGAGGAGTTGGGGCGCCGCAAGGGTGAAATGCTCGACATGGTGTCGGACGGGCGCGGCCGCACGCGTCTCGAGTACCGGATTCCGGCGCGCGGCCTGATTGGCTTCCAGAGCGAATTCCTGACGCTTACGCGCGGCACGGGCCTGATGAGCCATATCTTCGATTCGTACGCGCCTGTCAGGGAAGGCTCGGTCGGCGAGCGCCGCAACGGCGTGCTGATCTCGCAGGACGACGGCGCGGCGGTGGCGTACGCGCTCTGGAAGCTGCAGGATCGCGGCCGCATGTTCGTGAAGCCGGGCGACGCGCTTTACGAGGGCATGATCATCGGCATTCACAGCCGCGACAACGACCTCGTCGTGAACCCGATCAAGGGCAAGCAACTGACCAACGTGCGCGCGTCGGGCACCGATGAAGCGGTGCGTCTCGTGCCGCCGATCCAGATGTCGCTCGAATACGCGGTCGAATTCATCGATGACGACGAGCTCGTCGAAGTGACGCCGCAGTCGATCCGCCTGCGCAAGCGCCACCTGAAGGAGCACGAGCGCCGCCGCGCGAGCCGCGAGGCCGAGGCCGGCTGA
- a CDS encoding MarR family winged helix-turn-helix transcriptional regulator, with protein sequence MSDPSSPRPDQDLALYQINDSVGYLMSRVKSLMTNMVTQRTQTELGITGTQATMLFMLAVGKCSTAAELAREYGIDASAITRLLDRVEKRGLLQRVRSSEDRRVVRLELTDEGRELTKRMPVIFRSVLDQVLDGLTPEEVGFLKSMLRRILVNSGECPGATGSPS encoded by the coding sequence ATGTCGGATCCCTCTTCCCCGCGGCCCGATCAGGATCTGGCCCTGTACCAGATCAACGACAGCGTCGGCTACCTGATGTCGCGCGTGAAATCGCTGATGACGAACATGGTCACGCAGCGCACGCAAACCGAGCTCGGCATCACCGGCACGCAGGCGACGATGCTGTTCATGCTTGCCGTCGGCAAATGCTCGACGGCGGCCGAGCTGGCGCGCGAGTACGGCATCGACGCGAGCGCGATCACGCGGCTGCTCGATCGCGTCGAGAAGCGCGGCTTGCTGCAGCGAGTGCGCAGCAGCGAAGACCGGCGCGTCGTGCGGCTCGAGCTGACCGACGAGGGACGCGAACTCACGAAGCGCATGCCGGTGATCTTCCGCAGCGTGCTCGATCAGGTGCTCGACGGCCTCACGCCCGAGGAAGTCGGCTTCCTCAAGAGCATGCTGCGCCGCATTCTCGTGAATTCGGGCGAATGCCCTGGCGCGACCGGAAGCCCGTCATAA
- a CDS encoding efflux transporter outer membrane subunit, with the protein MKTFPLSACRTATAVAVAALALAGCANYFGIKSDKTIAPAAQFESAQSLPAQGGQWPSLDWASQFGDPQLPKLIDEALEGNPTIAQAQARLAKASSYIESSRSTLLPKADAQYSWTRELYSGNALVPPPFGGQWYSENNALASASWELDLWGKNRARLHAAVSQEKAAEADMQQARVTLATSVARTYNQLAQLYALRDIAEHEISNRQTVGKITDGRVGAGLDTNVERQTARGNIATSQSTLSDLDGQITNVRYQLAALLGKGPDRGLQIAAPVLSPGGAVALPDSLPADLVSRRPDLVAARWQVEAAMHDVKEAKAEFFPDINLAAGFGFDAFGWGRFLNFASRQAQFGPAIHLPIFDGGALRAQLKGRYADFDLSVANYNQTLVNALNDVATQVASIRSVDTQMGDAQRALDASTRAYELAVIRYKAGLSPQLQVLNADSNRLAAEQTVTNLKMRRRDLQIGLVKALGGGFDATGTPLAAPAPASAPAAAAQHASN; encoded by the coding sequence ATGAAAACCTTCCCGTTATCCGCTTGCCGGACCGCCACGGCCGTCGCGGTCGCCGCGCTGGCGCTCGCGGGATGCGCGAACTATTTCGGCATCAAGAGCGACAAGACGATCGCGCCCGCGGCGCAGTTCGAAAGCGCGCAGAGCCTGCCCGCGCAGGGCGGCCAGTGGCCGTCGCTCGACTGGGCGAGCCAGTTCGGCGATCCGCAGTTGCCGAAGCTGATCGACGAGGCGCTCGAAGGCAATCCGACGATCGCGCAGGCGCAGGCGCGCCTCGCGAAGGCGTCGTCGTACATCGAGTCGTCGCGCTCGACGCTCCTGCCGAAGGCGGACGCTCAATACTCGTGGACCCGCGAGCTGTATTCCGGCAACGCCCTCGTTCCGCCGCCCTTTGGCGGCCAGTGGTACAGCGAGAACAACGCGCTCGCGAGCGCGTCGTGGGAACTTGACCTGTGGGGCAAGAACCGCGCGCGCCTCCATGCGGCCGTGTCGCAGGAAAAGGCCGCCGAAGCCGACATGCAGCAGGCGCGCGTGACCCTCGCGACGTCGGTCGCGCGCACGTACAACCAGCTCGCGCAGCTATACGCGCTGCGCGACATCGCCGAGCACGAGATCTCGAACCGGCAGACGGTCGGCAAGATCACCGACGGCCGCGTCGGCGCGGGTCTCGACACGAATGTCGAGCGCCAGACCGCGCGCGGCAACATCGCGACGAGCCAGTCGACGCTGTCCGATCTCGACGGCCAGATCACGAACGTCCGTTATCAGCTCGCCGCGCTGCTCGGCAAGGGCCCGGACCGCGGGCTGCAGATCGCCGCGCCCGTGCTGAGCCCGGGCGGCGCCGTCGCGCTGCCGGACAGCCTGCCCGCCGATCTCGTGTCGCGCCGCCCGGACCTCGTCGCCGCGCGCTGGCAGGTCGAGGCGGCGATGCACGACGTGAAGGAAGCGAAAGCCGAGTTCTTCCCGGACATCAACCTCGCGGCGGGCTTTGGCTTCGACGCGTTCGGCTGGGGGCGATTCCTGAACTTCGCGAGCCGCCAGGCGCAGTTCGGCCCGGCGATCCATCTGCCGATCTTCGACGGCGGCGCGCTGCGCGCGCAGTTGAAGGGCCGCTACGCGGACTTCGATCTGTCGGTCGCGAACTACAACCAGACGCTCGTCAATGCGCTGAACGACGTCGCGACGCAAGTCGCGTCGATCCGCTCGGTCGACACGCAGATGGGCGACGCGCAGCGCGCGCTCGACGCATCGACGCGCGCATACGAGCTCGCGGTGATCCGCTACAAGGCGGGCCTGTCGCCGCAGTTGCAGGTGCTGAACGCGGACAGCAACCGGCTCGCCGCCGAGCAGACGGTGACGAACCTGAAGATGCGCCGCCGCGACCTGCAGATCGGCCTCGTGAAGGCGCTCGGCGGCGGCTTCGACGCCACCGGCACGCCGCTCGCCGCGCCCGCGCCCGCATCGGCGCCGGCCGCGGCCGCGCAGCACGCGTCGAACTGA
- the rbfA gene encoding 30S ribosome-binding factor RbfA, with translation MSKKRSSPNRNVQIADQIQRDLSELIMREVKDPRIGIVTIQSVELTPDYAHAKVYFTALTGNPADTQEALNHAAGHLHNLLFKRLHIHTVPTLHFHYDQTIEKAVAMSRLIDEANATRAKDD, from the coding sequence ATGTCGAAAAAACGCAGTTCTCCCAATCGCAACGTGCAGATCGCCGATCAGATCCAGCGGGATCTGTCCGAGCTCATCATGCGCGAGGTCAAGGACCCGCGCATCGGGATCGTGACGATCCAGTCGGTCGAGCTCACGCCCGACTACGCGCACGCCAAGGTCTACTTCACCGCGCTCACGGGCAATCCCGCGGACACGCAGGAAGCGCTCAACCATGCGGCCGGCCATCTGCACAATCTGCTTTTCAAGCGCCTGCACATTCATACGGTGCCGACGCTGCATTTCCACTACGACCAGACGATCGAGAAGGCCGTCGCGATGTCGCGCCTCATCGACGAGGCGAACGCGACGCGCGCGAAGGACGACTGA
- a CDS encoding DHA2 family efflux MFS transporter permease subunit, translating into MAQPHAPLPPLKGGQLILGTIAVSLAVFMNVLDTSIANVAIPTISGDLGVSSDQGTWVITSFAVANAISVPLTGWLTDRIGQVRLFLASIMLFVISSWMCGLAPTLPFLLASRVLQGAVAGPMIPLSQALLLSSYPRAKAPMALALWSMTTLIAPVAGPILGGWISDNYSWPWIFYVNIPVGIAAAAVTWMIYRSRESAVRRAPIDGVGLALLVIWVGSLQIMLDKGKDLDWFASTTIVVLALTALIAFAFFVVWELTAEHPVVDLSLFRMRNFSGGTIALSVGYGLYFGNLVLLPLWLQTQIGYTATDAGLVMAPVGFFAILLSPLTGKYLSRTDPRYIATAAFLTFALCFWMRSRYTTGVDEWSLMAPTFVQGIAMAGFFIPLVSITLSGLPGHRIPAASGLSNFVRIMCGGIGTSIFQTAWDHRNNFHHAQLVEQATPYNPTFNQAVTQMGQLGLTRDQAHGLINNMATQQAAQLGVNDLFYISAAIFVLLIALIWITKPERAGGGNSSAAASAAH; encoded by the coding sequence ATGGCACAGCCACACGCTCCCCTTCCTCCGCTCAAGGGCGGACAACTGATACTCGGCACGATCGCGGTATCGCTCGCCGTGTTCATGAACGTGCTCGATACGTCGATCGCCAACGTCGCTATCCCGACGATCTCGGGCGACCTCGGCGTATCGTCCGACCAGGGCACCTGGGTCATCACGTCGTTCGCGGTCGCCAACGCGATCTCGGTGCCGCTCACGGGCTGGCTCACCGATCGCATCGGCCAGGTGCGCCTCTTCCTCGCGTCGATCATGCTGTTCGTGATCTCGTCGTGGATGTGCGGCCTCGCGCCGACGCTGCCGTTCCTGCTAGCATCGCGCGTGCTGCAGGGCGCAGTCGCCGGACCGATGATCCCGCTGTCGCAAGCGCTGCTGCTGTCGAGCTATCCGCGCGCGAAAGCGCCGATGGCGCTCGCGCTCTGGTCGATGACGACGCTGATCGCGCCCGTGGCAGGCCCGATTCTCGGCGGCTGGATCTCGGACAATTACTCGTGGCCGTGGATCTTCTACGTGAACATTCCGGTCGGCATCGCCGCCGCGGCCGTCACGTGGATGATCTATCGCAGCCGCGAGTCGGCCGTGCGCCGCGCGCCGATCGACGGCGTCGGGCTCGCGCTCCTCGTGATCTGGGTCGGCTCGCTGCAGATCATGCTCGACAAGGGCAAGGACCTCGACTGGTTCGCGTCGACGACGATCGTCGTGCTCGCGCTCACCGCGCTGATCGCGTTCGCGTTCTTCGTCGTCTGGGAATTGACGGCCGAGCACCCGGTCGTCGACCTGTCGCTGTTCCGGATGCGCAACTTCTCCGGCGGCACGATCGCGCTGTCGGTCGGCTACGGCCTCTACTTCGGCAACCTCGTGCTGCTGCCGCTCTGGCTGCAGACGCAGATCGGCTACACGGCCACCGACGCGGGGCTCGTGATGGCGCCCGTCGGCTTCTTCGCGATCCTGCTGTCGCCGCTCACGGGCAAGTACCTGTCGCGCACCGATCCGCGCTACATCGCCACGGCCGCGTTCCTCACGTTCGCGCTGTGCTTCTGGATGCGCTCGCGCTATACGACGGGCGTCGACGAATGGTCGCTGATGGCGCCGACCTTCGTGCAGGGGATCGCGATGGCGGGCTTCTTCATCCCGCTCGTGTCGATCACGCTGTCCGGCCTCCCAGGCCACCGGATTCCGGCGGCGTCGGGCCTGTCGAACTTCGTGCGGATCATGTGCGGCGGCATCGGGACGTCGATCTTCCAGACCGCGTGGGACCATCGGAACAACTTCCACCACGCGCAGCTCGTCGAGCAGGCGACCCCGTACAACCCGACCTTCAACCAGGCGGTCACGCAGATGGGGCAGCTCGGGCTCACGCGGGACCAGGCGCACGGGCTCATCAACAACATGGCGACGCAGCAGGCCGCGCAACTGGGCGTGAACGATCTGTTCTACATCTCGGCCGCGATCTTCGTGCTGCTGATCGCGCTCATCTGGATCACGAAGCCCGAGCGCGCGGGCGGCGGCAACTCGAGCGCGGCGGCGTCGGCCGCGCACTGA